The following are from one region of the Silene latifolia isolate original U9 population chromosome 9, ASM4854445v1, whole genome shotgun sequence genome:
- the LOC141598915 gene encoding ubiquitin receptor RAD23c-like isoform X2, whose product MKIIVKTLKGLNVPIDVQPTDSIADVKRNIESVQELGVFPAAQQMLIHQGKVLKDNTTLEENKVAENSFVVIMLTKNKSSSGEGSGAAAETASKAPSTAGATPSVEATTAPPAAVTNVASPVSMPGSAPLAASVPATSPALASGDVYDQAASNLVAGSVLEQTVQQLLDMGGGTWDRDTVTRALRAAFNNPERAVEYLYSGIPEQPEVPPTTQSGGAPQPTSAPSVPQQPSQPATVPSSGPNANPLNLFPQGMPNLGSDGAAAGALDFLRGSEQFQALRAMVQANPQILQPMLQELGKQNPQLMRLIQENQNDFLQLMNEPVEGEEGNILGQLGGEMPQAIEVTPEEREAIERLEAMGFDRATVLQVYFACSKDEELAANYLLDHMHELQD is encoded by the exons ATGAAGATTATTGTCAAAACTTTGAAAGGATTAAACGTTCCTATCGATGTTCAACCTACCGATTCT ATTGCTGATGTCAAGAGGAACATTGAATCTGTACAAGAACTAGGTGTCTTTCCAGCTGCGCAGCAGATGCTTATTCATCAAGGAAAGGTTCTTAAAGACAATACAACATTGGAGGAAAACAAGGTTGCTGAAAATAGTTTCGTGGTTATCATGTTGACAAAG AATAAGAGTTCGTCTGGCGAGGGGTCGGGAGCTGCAGCAGAGACGGCATCCAAG GCTCCATCAACAGCTGGTGCTACCCCTTCAGTCGAGGCAACTACCGCGCCTCCAGCTGCTGTGACAAATGTGGCTTC TCCTGTTTCTATGCCTGGATCAGCTCCACTTGCGGCTTCAGTTCCAGCTACATCTCCTGCCCTTGC GTCTGGTGATGTCTACGATCAGGCAGCTTCCAATCTTGTTGCCGGTAGTGTCCTTGAGCAGACAGTTCAGCAACTTCTTGATATGGGCGGAGGAACGTGGGATAGAGATACTGTTACACGTGCTCTTCGTGCTGCTTTCAACAACCCAGAGAGAGCAGTTGAATATCTTTATTCT GGTATTCCCGAGCAACCTGAAGTACCACCTACTACTCAATCTGGCGGAGCTCCTCAGCCTACCAGTGCTCCATCAGTTCCCCAACAGCCAAGTCAGCCCGCAACTGTTCCATCTAGTGGGCCAAATGCAAATCCTTTAAATCTTTTTCCGCAG GGTATGCCAAACCTGGGGTCTGATGGTGCTGCAGCTGGTGCCCTAGATTTTTTGCGTGGTAGTGAGCAG TTTCAAGCGTTGCGAGCCATGGTGCAGGCTAATCCCCAAATATTGCAG CCAATGCTTCAAGAACTTGGAAAACAAAACCCTCAGTTAATGAGACTTATACAAGAAAATCAGAATGACTTTTTGCAATTGATGAATGAACCTGTTGAAGGTGAAGAAGG GAATATACTTGGCCAACTTGGCGGAGAGATGCCTCAGGCCATCGAAGTTACACCCGAAGAACGTGAAGCCATAGAGCGG CTTGAAGCAATGGGTTTCGATCGCGCGACCGTGCTACAAGTCTATTTTGCGTGCAGCAAGGATGAGGAGCTCGCCGCAAACTACCTTCTAGATCATATGCATGAACTCCAGGACTGA
- the LOC141598914 gene encoding ACD11 homolog protein, translating to MASEKMQATPLSSIVEAFEELAEIIEDGKEELGLKTFCDACALVSVLFNSLGIAFKFAEMEYCAKVRGLSEASNTYSNLHYILDRDVENDTVKCQGSLSRNLRRVRQGLDLIRALFEQFLSTYDGSLREAAQSAYTQTCAPFHSWAIRTAVAAGMYALPSRHQLLINLNETDESAENRMKRYMRAAEPVIEYIDKLYISRDITLDW from the exons ATGGCGTCTGAAAAAATGCAGGCAACGCCATTATCCTCGATCGTAGAAGCATTCGAGGAACTTGCGGAAATAATAGAAGATGGTAAAGAAGAACTTGGTTTGAAGACTTTTTGTGATGCTTGTGCTTTGGTTTCTGTTCTTTTTAATTCTTTAGGCATTGCTTTTAAATTTGCTGAGATGGAGTATTGTGCCAAg GTACGAGGTCTCAGTGAAGCGTCAAACACATATTCCAACTTACATTATATACTTGACCGTGATGTTGAAAATGACACAGTGAAATGTCAAGGAAGCCTTTCACGTAACTTGCGTAGAGTTAGACAGGGTCTTGATCTCATCAGAGCTCTATTTGAGCAGTTTTTATCTACTTA TGACGGCTCTCTTAGAGAGGCGGCTCAATCAGCTTACACACAAACATGTGCTCCATTCCATTCGTGGGCAATTAGAACGGCTGTTGCAGCTGGAATGTATGCTCTTCCATCAAGACATCAACTTCTTATAAACCTGAATGAAACAG ATGAATCAGCAGAGAACAGAATGAAACGATACATGAGGGCCGCAGAGCCTGTTATAGAGTACATTGACAAGCTTTACATCTCTCGAGATATAACTTTAGATTGGTAA
- the LOC141598915 gene encoding ubiquitin receptor RAD23c-like isoform X1 produces MKIIVKTLKGLNVPIDVQPTDSIADVKRNIESVQELGVFPAAQQMLIHQGKVLKDNTTLEENKVAENSFVVIMLTKNKSSSGEGSGAAAETASKAPSTAGATPSVEATTAPPAAVTNVASSPVSMPGSAPLAASVPATSPALASGDVYDQAASNLVAGSVLEQTVQQLLDMGGGTWDRDTVTRALRAAFNNPERAVEYLYSGIPEQPEVPPTTQSGGAPQPTSAPSVPQQPSQPATVPSSGPNANPLNLFPQGMPNLGSDGAAAGALDFLRGSEQFQALRAMVQANPQILQPMLQELGKQNPQLMRLIQENQNDFLQLMNEPVEGEEGNILGQLGGEMPQAIEVTPEEREAIERLEAMGFDRATVLQVYFACSKDEELAANYLLDHMHELQD; encoded by the exons ATGAAGATTATTGTCAAAACTTTGAAAGGATTAAACGTTCCTATCGATGTTCAACCTACCGATTCT ATTGCTGATGTCAAGAGGAACATTGAATCTGTACAAGAACTAGGTGTCTTTCCAGCTGCGCAGCAGATGCTTATTCATCAAGGAAAGGTTCTTAAAGACAATACAACATTGGAGGAAAACAAGGTTGCTGAAAATAGTTTCGTGGTTATCATGTTGACAAAG AATAAGAGTTCGTCTGGCGAGGGGTCGGGAGCTGCAGCAGAGACGGCATCCAAG GCTCCATCAACAGCTGGTGCTACCCCTTCAGTCGAGGCAACTACCGCGCCTCCAGCTGCTGTGACAAATGTGGCTTC CAGTCCTGTTTCTATGCCTGGATCAGCTCCACTTGCGGCTTCAGTTCCAGCTACATCTCCTGCCCTTGC GTCTGGTGATGTCTACGATCAGGCAGCTTCCAATCTTGTTGCCGGTAGTGTCCTTGAGCAGACAGTTCAGCAACTTCTTGATATGGGCGGAGGAACGTGGGATAGAGATACTGTTACACGTGCTCTTCGTGCTGCTTTCAACAACCCAGAGAGAGCAGTTGAATATCTTTATTCT GGTATTCCCGAGCAACCTGAAGTACCACCTACTACTCAATCTGGCGGAGCTCCTCAGCCTACCAGTGCTCCATCAGTTCCCCAACAGCCAAGTCAGCCCGCAACTGTTCCATCTAGTGGGCCAAATGCAAATCCTTTAAATCTTTTTCCGCAG GGTATGCCAAACCTGGGGTCTGATGGTGCTGCAGCTGGTGCCCTAGATTTTTTGCGTGGTAGTGAGCAG TTTCAAGCGTTGCGAGCCATGGTGCAGGCTAATCCCCAAATATTGCAG CCAATGCTTCAAGAACTTGGAAAACAAAACCCTCAGTTAATGAGACTTATACAAGAAAATCAGAATGACTTTTTGCAATTGATGAATGAACCTGTTGAAGGTGAAGAAGG GAATATACTTGGCCAACTTGGCGGAGAGATGCCTCAGGCCATCGAAGTTACACCCGAAGAACGTGAAGCCATAGAGCGG CTTGAAGCAATGGGTTTCGATCGCGCGACCGTGCTACAAGTCTATTTTGCGTGCAGCAAGGATGAGGAGCTCGCCGCAAACTACCTTCTAGATCATATGCATGAACTCCAGGACTGA